Below is a genomic region from Miscanthus floridulus cultivar M001 chromosome 1, ASM1932011v1, whole genome shotgun sequence.
ccattgctcgagccagccgcggtcccacttACCCTTCTAGCAAaaagagatctccaggcggtccacgccttggttcctcttagacataaaagtgcaactaccatactggtaggtcacctccacctccttgccatctcgcacctccttcttcttcgactgcttctgcagttcatagtacgtgcagaaggtgtccacatccggctcggcaccgtaagagacgcacgcccagtagaatttgctaagcgtcaggaaagcagtgggagtcagatgatggagctggacattgaaggtctccaacacccggcgaatgaagggaatgtaaggaaggcggaggccgtaggtgaagaagtcccgaaagaccATCACATATCCTTCCTTCGGTTCTGGAACAGTCTGACCCgacggagggatttttaccctagaagaaggaaaacatgactccttcaacatctccgcgattgcctcctcagtaatagaggaggggacgaagtcccaagactttatcgccatATCTCCGGAGTTCGCGGTGATCAGGTCTCCGATAgacgcagagacactccccaaatcctcctccactagttTTTCAAACTCCAACgtggaggcagaggcaagcatgcactcctcaaagcgcgcGCCCCAGCCGACGcccctaacgccgagaaggtggcgatagggacCGAAAAAGGCGGGCGGCGAGTTTGGGCGGAGGCGGAAGAGAAAGCCACCGCGACAGCAGCCTAAGCACGAGACACAGGCAGAACACGCGAGGGCTGCAAAAGGCGAGAGCAAAGAGGGCAAAGAGCGATTACTCAGAGCAAGCGAAAGCGAACGAGCAATGTGgggggggggaccccgccaccaacaaCACCCTTATATAGGCCGCGGCCAGGCGGTCCGCCTCCCGCCGTACAGCGGTCATCCTCGGAGAACTCGCCTGCCAAGcaacggtcatctccggataAGTTGCAATTTGCACAACAGCTATATTTGCAGCCAAACGGCTACTTTGATAAGACCAACGGCCGCGCCAGAGCGGGCTAGGGGGGAACCGGCGGAGATCGGTCGGAGACGTGACCAACGGccacgccagagcgggccaggggggaaccgGCGGAGATCGGTCGGAGACGTGACCAACGGCCGTGCCAGAGCGGGCCAGGAGGGAACCGGCGGAGATCGGTCGGAGACGTGACTATGCGCAGTCTCTGCCCCCGCGGACGTCCTTGCttagggcgttttgagctcacggcacgcttaggcggaccgtggtctcaaaaggggggaactgttgtaacatggccaCCGCGAGTGGCGGAGACCTGCGCAGTCAGTAGGTTACGAAGGCGTCTCTGACCTGTTACCAAAACGGAGGTTGTGCTCCCATGCCTCCAAACCCAAGAGAGAGAACGGTTGGTTAGATTGAGCTTGCAGGTTGCGGGCGACGGCCCTGAcgcggtctccgcccggccggctCGCAGGCGTCTTCGGCCGATGGGGCGGAGGCCGCTCCGCCAGGAGACTAATTAAATGCCAACATTGTTTGTGTATGTGCAGGTAACCAGATGAGGGCGGTCGTGGACTGCGCGGGTGCTCCAGCATGGTCTCTGCCCGTCGGGGCGAAGACCCGAGCAGGAGATCGGCGATCCTGGGATGCCGGAGGCCTACGGCTTTGGCACTCCCAGAGGCGGAGGCCCGAAGGCTCATCGTCGGATCCTGAGGCCGGACAGAGCGGAAACCCACGGCGGAGGCCCTAAAGCCCATCGCCGAGTCTTGAGGCCCGATGGGCCGGTTGATCATGCAGGCCCAGTACCAGATGGCGGCatggcaagattacccccgagacggAAGGCGAGTAGAGGAATATCCCAAGAATGTACTGTAACAGTTGAGGGATACTACTGTAAACTCTATGaatgtggtagttgagccctataaatagggaacacttgtaacagtaaagGGGTtggtggatgaatgaatgaaaccATAGCTTTCCGTGCCATTCCCTTACTCACCCATCTATCGCACTTGTTTCCCGCGCCTCCGCCGGTGGGTGCGGCGTAGCAGGCGGAGGCCTCCACCTCCTCATACTGTCTGAGAGGCGGAGGCCTCTTTCTCCTCCACATTGTCTGAGACCGCCAGTTTCAACAATATCTATGTGTATAGCAAAAGCTACGtatctagaaaaactaaaacgtcttataatttggaacggattgaGTAAAGTGAAGCAAAAGCAGACACTACTGTTATTCCGACAGTGAGCGGTGGCATCACTGACCATTTGCAATCAGTTGTACCGATCAGCAACCTCACTATTACCACATCATCAGCCAGCAATCTACTAGTGAAAACACGTTACTACCCCAAATTATCCTAACTAATTTGCAATCTAGTTGTGAAAAAAAACTTGAGTCACTAATGAAAACAGGCTAccctaatttttttttttgtctcagtGTACCGTGCACTCATATAAATTTGTACAGCAAGCAAAACGCTTGCAGTTGCCTACTAATGGAACACAAACAGTACTGCATTAATTTTCCTTTTTACCATAAGAATTGACTAGCAAAAGATGCTGCATCGCATAAAATTTACTAGAACCAGTCTGGATGGATACTGATAACGTGCATCAAATTAAAGAGTTGCACAGATAATTCGATGACAACCATCGATTATTTCAATGTACtacaaaataacaaaaataaaccacaagagtgctagcaCAAAGAAAAGGTCACCATTTCCTTCTATACTATACTACAAACTAAATCTCCTTCCTGGGAATGATATGGACCATCATGGTAAGCTCCCTCTCGTTCCTCTTCAGTTCAAACAGACAGATATCACCGAAACCTAGATCATTGTCACGAACAAATTTGTGCCAACCTCCACAAAGATAATGCCTTTGACGAGTTGTCACTATATTGGCCTTCCATATATTTCTCCTGCACCAGAGCACCACAGTTTGCCCTCCAGCTGGGAGATTCACAGCAGTAGCATATCGCGAACCTAATTCCTGATATGTTACAGATACAAAGTTAGAAAAGCAAACCTAATTCCTGATGTGTCACAGATAGAAAGTTAGAAAAACAATGAAAGCGAGGCAGACATTTTAAATGAACTAATTCTAAGTTTATATTATTGGCCTTTATATACTCAGTATTTTACAGGGAGGAATAAGATATTACTCTGATGCTGTAACaaaaagtttgtttcatatgaaAGCAGGTGCATATATAGTTTGGCATTCATACAACAGCAATCATGTCAACATCAATAAACCAGCTTAAGGTGACAGTAACCAAATCCATAAGAATGAATAATAATAACTGAATGAGTTTAGAAGAGAATTGAACTTACTAGTATAGGTTTATAAGAGATCCCAAGGCTGACCCGCCTCATGATTGCTACATAAATGGGAACTTCGGATTTGATGGCCTGCACTCTTTCTTCAACAATCTTCTTTTGGGATTTAGATAGACCGCTATTGGATGGTAAAAAGTAGAGAGGATGACATGGCCTATGAGAATCTTTGATCTCCAGAGATTCATGCAAAATTCCATTCATGTCTCTTTCGGATGAAACATGCTCTCCTGCAGATAGTTTTATAGGCTATAAGAAGGGGATAATCCAAAATGCAATTGATTTTCTAAAAGTTTGCAATAATACCATCCGTTGGCTCCTTAGTATGGACTTCTGAAGCCATCTTTGGACTAGATCCACCACCAGGGCATGGGCCAGCCCTTTGAAAACCAGTTTCACTCCTGGAACGAGTAGCTGTTGCACAAAGTACATAGACTGTAAATGTAAACCTTCTCCCAAGCTTTTCTGGTAAAAAGGCACAGATATCTCCCTCCTGCACATGATTGTCACGGACAAAGTCTAACCACTGCCCTTGAAGCCTGTACACACCACCTTTTGTTGTGTTGAATTTGGGATGCCACTTCTTGCTCTTGCCTGGTCTCTGAAGTGTGACATTTGCGTTTACATGTGGAAAATATGCAAATGCATATTCCTTTATAATATCCTGATTACAGATGGAACATGATGTGATGTAAACAAACAACCAAGACTACTAAAAAATAATAGTTTCAACAGTGAACAAAAGGGGGGAAAAGTGTCATTTGTTCACATAGTAGAAGGCTCATGAGAATTTGAAGAGGTTTTAATTTAGCTTATACCTATGGCAGCATGTACATCAGCAAAAAGGAAATAATTTTTGGGAGCGGTGTCATGCTATTCAACAGTAGTGAACTTACAACAGAAGGAGCCGGGGGATGAACATGGCTCTTCCGCATGACGGCAATGTAAACAGTAGTTTTAGGTTGAATCTCCTGGATCAGCAAAGTTACTCTCTCCTTTTGTTCTTGAGATAGATAAGTTCGATGTGATACAATATAATCAGCCCCTGGTGCCTGAAGATCATCTGACTCAAAAGATTCATTTTCAGATGGAATGTCTTCTCCTGTGCAAATTGACACAACAGGCAATAGGAATAAGTAACTTTAGAATTTGAGGCAAATATGCAAGTAAAATATAAGTTATAACTGTATAACCTGAGCCACCAGATGACGAGGATGTTACAGTCATCTTCAAAGTTTCCCCATGTCGACTGGAAAGTTTCCCTGACGATCCTATGGTATCAAACTGAGAGCTGCTTGAAATATCGACATAATCTACTCTTGTTTCTCCAACACTTGGGATGCTTTTTATGCAATCACAACGAATGATTTTCTCACAACCATCGGAATCAAAGATCAGAACCTTGAAAACAGAGTTTTCAATGTGCTGGAACAGCAAGAAGTCATTCTCTTCAATATGATGGGCACCAACAAATTCCTCCCACCCATGTCTGAGAACCTTCTTATTATAACATTCCGTAACTTCAACATTATATACGCTGCCATTAGGGGATTCTAACTTGATAGTTTGGGATAACTTTCCTACAAAATGCTTCAGAAATTTGTTTGGCACAATCTGTAGTAACATTGAAAAGAATTGATGTAAATAGAGCAAGTCCTGGCCAGGTAAACCGAAAACAAATAATGTAATCTGAGATATGTTTGTCCGGAACTCCGGATATGTATCAGTAAACAGATATCGT
It encodes:
- the LOC136482613 gene encoding B3 domain-containing protein Os03g0619600-like isoform X2; translated protein: MASSSRMKKPCDHCKRYLDHPDEKNQSVSCFLRRMTASPKHIMIVPNKFLKHFVGKLSQTIKLESPNGSVYNVEVTECYNKKVLRHGWEEFVGAHHIEENDFLLFQHIENSVFKVLIFDSDGCEKIIRCDCIKSIPSVGETRVDYVDISSSSQFDTIGSSGKLSSRHGETLKMTVTSSSSGGSEDIPSENESFESDDLQAPGADYIVSHRTYLSQEQKERVTLLIQEIQPKTTVYIAVMRKSHVHPPAPSVDIIKEYAFAYFPHVNANVTLQRPGKSKKWHPKFNTTKGGVYRLQGQWLDFVRDNHVQEGDICAFLPEKLGRRFTFTVYVLCATATRSRSETGFQRAGPCPGGGSSPKMASEVHTKEPTDGEHVSSERDMNGILHESLEIKDSHRPCHPLYFLPSNSGLSKSQKKIVEERVQAIKSEVPIYVAIMRRVSLGISYKPILELGSRYATAVNLPAGGQTVVLWCRRNIWKANIVTTRQRHYLCGGWHKFVRDNDLGFGDICLFELKRNERELTMMVHIIPRKEI
- the LOC136482613 gene encoding B3 domain-containing protein Os03g0619600-like isoform X1, producing MASSSRMKKPCDHCKRYLDHPDEKNQSVSCFLRRMTASPKHIMIVPNKFLKHFVGKLSQTIKLESPNGSVYNVEVTECYNKKVLRHGWEEFVGAHHIEENDFLLFQHIENSVFKVLIFDSDGCEKIIRCDCIKSIPSVGETRVDYVDISSSSQFDTIGSSGKLSSRHGETLKMTVTSSSSGGSGEDIPSENESFESDDLQAPGADYIVSHRTYLSQEQKERVTLLIQEIQPKTTVYIAVMRKSHVHPPAPSVDIIKEYAFAYFPHVNANVTLQRPGKSKKWHPKFNTTKGGVYRLQGQWLDFVRDNHVQEGDICAFLPEKLGRRFTFTVYVLCATATRSRSETGFQRAGPCPGGGSSPKMASEVHTKEPTDGEHVSSERDMNGILHESLEIKDSHRPCHPLYFLPSNSGLSKSQKKIVEERVQAIKSEVPIYVAIMRRVSLGISYKPILELGSRYATAVNLPAGGQTVVLWCRRNIWKANIVTTRQRHYLCGGWHKFVRDNDLGFGDICLFELKRNERELTMMVHIIPRKEI